One Luteimonas sp. MC1825 DNA segment encodes these proteins:
- a CDS encoding M20/M25/M40 family metallo-hydrolase has translation MLLATDAAAAHGHGATAVDPMAPVHVVAERATFEAALGDFSGRLVARRDVLGNALVLAELREHQIQDLARHVHEVERRCGGYFAFATRAEAEAFVASRAPMQGLRGTALPAYTISNQAVVGRWLPQVSAANLAATISHLSTAWPNRYFASSHGQASALWIRDHWLSLAAGRSDVSAELFTACTNCGGQPSVILTIQGSDLADEIVVLGGHLDSISGTGSGNAMVAPGADDDASGIATLTEVLRVAMADGYRPRRTVKLMAYAAEEVGLRGSRAIAQSFAAQGRTVVGVLQMDMTNYRAPGGGSDIRVMTDNSNLALVQFLRALFDEYMAPQGYTRSDSSCGYACSDHASWTQNGFPAAMYDEGPFFPLLHTPGDTLANMGGNAQHATIIARLGLAFMGELAKSSKNRLVVPPPAPPGQVPRNRPHPALPDPLPGDGPGRSRISPP, from the coding sequence ATGCTCCTTGCGACGGATGCCGCGGCGGCACACGGGCATGGCGCAACTGCCGTGGACCCGATGGCGCCGGTGCACGTGGTCGCCGAGCGCGCCACGTTCGAGGCCGCGCTTGGCGACTTCAGCGGCCGGCTCGTCGCGCGCCGCGATGTGCTGGGCAACGCGCTGGTGCTGGCCGAGCTGCGCGAGCACCAGATCCAGGACCTGGCCCGCCACGTGCACGAGGTCGAACGCCGCTGTGGCGGCTATTTCGCGTTCGCGACCCGCGCCGAGGCCGAGGCCTTCGTCGCCAGCCGGGCGCCAATGCAGGGCCTGCGCGGCACCGCGCTGCCGGCCTACACCATCAGCAACCAGGCGGTGGTCGGACGCTGGCTGCCGCAGGTGTCCGCGGCCAACCTCGCCGCCACCATCAGCCACCTGTCCACGGCGTGGCCAAACCGCTATTTCGCCAGCAGCCACGGGCAGGCGTCCGCGCTGTGGATCCGCGACCACTGGCTGTCGCTGGCCGCCGGCCGCAGCGATGTCAGCGCCGAGCTGTTCACCGCCTGCACCAACTGCGGTGGCCAGCCGTCGGTGATCCTGACCATCCAGGGCAGCGACCTGGCCGACGAGATCGTGGTGCTCGGCGGCCATCTCGATTCGATCTCCGGAACCGGTAGCGGCAACGCCATGGTCGCGCCCGGGGCCGATGACGACGCCTCGGGCATCGCCACGCTGACCGAGGTGCTGCGCGTGGCGATGGCGGACGGCTACCGTCCACGGCGCACGGTGAAGCTGATGGCGTACGCGGCCGAGGAAGTCGGCCTGCGCGGCTCGCGCGCGATCGCGCAGTCCTTTGCCGCCCAGGGCCGCACCGTGGTCGGCGTGCTGCAGATGGACATGACCAACTACCGCGCGCCCGGCGGCGGCAGCGACATCCGGGTGATGACCGACAATTCCAACCTGGCGCTGGTGCAGTTCCTGCGCGCGCTGTTCGACGAGTACATGGCGCCGCAGGGCTATACGCGCAGCGATTCGTCCTGCGGTTACGCCTGCTCCGACCATGCCTCGTGGACCCAGAACGGGTTTCCGGCGGCGATGTACGACGAAGGCCCGTTCTTCCCGCTCCTGCACACGCCGGGCGACACCCTGGCCAACATGGGCGGGAACGCGCAGCACGCGACGATCATCGCGCGCCTGGGCCTGGCGTTCATGGGCGAGCTGGCCAAGTCGAGCAAGAACCGGCTTGTCGTGCCGCCGCCGGCGCCGCCCGGACAGGTGCCACGCAACCGCCCGCACCCGGCGCTGCCGGATCCGCTGCCGGGCGACGGCCCGGGGCGCTCGCGGATCAGCCCGCCCTGA
- a CDS encoding DUF2069 domain-containing protein has translation MAAPGSRYVLAALLAALAALFAAWFSADPRYLQALAVFALPPLLLMAGVLAGSRVAVFWSGVLGLGWFCHGVMVGWERAAGRGYALGEVALALAIIVAASWPGLQARFGRRGARGATD, from the coding sequence ATGGCGGCACCCGGCTCGCGGTACGTGCTCGCGGCGTTGCTCGCGGCGCTCGCCGCGCTGTTCGCGGCCTGGTTCAGCGCCGACCCGCGCTACCTGCAGGCGCTGGCGGTGTTCGCACTGCCGCCGTTGCTGCTGATGGCCGGCGTGCTCGCCGGCAGCCGGGTCGCGGTGTTCTGGTCCGGCGTGCTTGGCCTCGGCTGGTTCTGCCACGGCGTGATGGTCGGCTGGGAGCGCGCGGCCGGGCGTGGCTACGCGCTGGGCGAGGTGGCACTGGCGCTGGCCATCATCGTGGCGGCGAGCTGGCCGGGCCTGCAGGCGCGCTTCGGCCGTCGCGGTGCGCGCGGCGCGACGGACTAG
- the wrbA gene encoding NAD(P)H:quinone oxidoreductase, protein MPDILVLYYSRGGSVAALARQVARGVGEVDGMAARLRTVPPVAAVTQAAAPPVPEEGAPYVERADLDECSGLLLGSPTRFGNMAAPLKHFLDGLGSEWASGTLVGKPAGVFTSTATQHGGQESTLLTMMLPLLHHGCVLAGIPFTEPGLSATRSGGTPYGASHVAGGDNDPQPTDEEARLARALGRRIAMLAARLG, encoded by the coding sequence ATGCCCGATATCCTGGTCCTGTACTACAGCCGCGGCGGTTCGGTCGCGGCGCTTGCGCGCCAGGTCGCGCGCGGCGTGGGCGAAGTGGACGGCATGGCCGCGCGGCTGCGCACGGTGCCGCCGGTGGCGGCGGTCACGCAGGCGGCCGCGCCACCGGTGCCCGAAGAGGGTGCTCCGTACGTTGAACGCGCCGACCTCGACGAATGCAGCGGCCTGCTGCTGGGCAGCCCCACGCGCTTCGGCAACATGGCCGCGCCGCTCAAGCATTTCCTCGACGGGCTGGGCAGCGAATGGGCCAGCGGCACGCTGGTCGGCAAGCCGGCGGGCGTGTTCACGTCGACCGCCACCCAGCACGGCGGCCAGGAGTCGACGCTGCTGACCATGATGCTGCCGCTGCTGCACCACGGCTGCGTGCTGGCCGGCATTCCATTCACCGAACCGGGCCTCTCGGCCACCCGCAGCGGCGGCACGCCCTACGGCGCCAGCCACGTCGCCGGCGGCGACAACGATCCGCAGCCGACCGACGAGGAAGCGCGGCTGGCACGCGCGCTCGGGCGGCGCATCGCCATGCTTGCCGCGAGGCTCGGCTGA
- a CDS encoding asparaginase domain-containing protein: MDELLVVTTGGTIDKVYFDDKSDFQVGEPQIGRILEELGVAFRFRVIPIIRKDSLHIDNADRELVRATIAAQPARHVLITHGTDTMVETAQALASLTDRTIVLTGALNPARFRGSDAEFNIGTAVGAVQSLAPGVYIAMNGRIWDPLKVRKNVAANRFEAT, encoded by the coding sequence ATGGATGAACTCCTGGTCGTCACCACCGGCGGCACGATCGACAAGGTCTATTTCGACGACAAGTCGGACTTCCAGGTCGGCGAACCGCAGATCGGCCGGATCCTCGAGGAACTCGGCGTGGCGTTCCGCTTCCGCGTGATTCCGATCATCCGCAAGGATTCGCTGCACATCGACAACGCCGACCGCGAACTGGTGCGCGCGACCATCGCCGCGCAGCCGGCGCGCCACGTGCTGATCACCCACGGCACCGACACCATGGTGGAGACCGCGCAGGCGCTGGCGTCGCTCACCGACCGCACGATCGTGCTGACGGGCGCGCTGAATCCGGCGCGCTTCCGCGGCTCGGACGCCGAGTTCAACATCGGCACGGCGGTTGGCGCGGTGCAGTCGCTCGCGCCCGGGGTCTACATCGCGATGAACGGCCGCATCTGGGACCCGCTCAAGGTGCGCAAGAACGTCGCCGCGAACCGCTTCGAGGCGACCTGA